Proteins encoded by one window of Brevibacterium atlanticum:
- the pdxR gene encoding MocR-like pyridoxine biosynthesis transcription factor PdxR — translation MGARSERVQVIGAGSKDKGRAEGIALPLSVDKRVATPLPDQIAQGLRALIADGTLRPGDAVPSSRRLAGHLGVSRGSVETAYAQLGVEGFLLGAERSATRVNPDLPAAARSPQPRPRVPTSPRRRLRSYIDLRPGFGGDDPLREPAFRRAWRESLDLDPGPIDPVGQPGARWAIADYLRLARGMTVDPDEIILTSGSRDGLRLLLGIGVNGSIAVENPGFPGLRQAMADQELVPLDVAEEAPAPVGVGAAVVTPNHQFPHGTPMPVDQRVRLLDWAAEHDIILIEDDYDSEARFTRTVLPTLYDLASSAGSPAQVVHIGTFSTLLTSSVSTGYLVSHGEIADRLVEMRTALGPAYSPILQTAIGSYLGSGGLRRRISRGRRRLRAAEQVVAEVGEIPGLVHEGRTLVIETSRDEAAWLLRRLADRGILVASLARGWTGGDEARHGLVIAHSNVEAEVLRNALTVVQSLLSRIES, via the coding sequence ATGGGAGCGCGGAGCGAACGAGTGCAGGTGATCGGTGCCGGCAGCAAGGACAAGGGCCGGGCCGAAGGCATCGCCCTGCCGTTGAGCGTGGACAAGCGCGTGGCTACTCCTCTGCCCGATCAGATCGCTCAGGGACTGCGAGCCCTCATCGCCGATGGGACGTTGCGCCCTGGTGATGCGGTTCCGTCGAGTCGTCGCCTTGCCGGCCACCTCGGCGTCTCTCGCGGCAGTGTCGAGACCGCCTATGCTCAGCTCGGGGTCGAAGGATTCCTCCTCGGAGCGGAACGCTCTGCGACCCGGGTCAACCCGGACCTGCCCGCCGCAGCACGGTCACCGCAGCCCAGACCCCGTGTTCCCACTTCGCCGAGGCGGCGCCTGCGCAGCTACATCGACCTCCGCCCGGGTTTCGGTGGTGACGATCCGCTGCGTGAACCCGCCTTCCGGAGGGCGTGGCGGGAATCGCTCGACCTCGATCCCGGACCGATCGACCCAGTGGGCCAGCCGGGTGCCCGGTGGGCCATCGCCGACTATCTACGGCTGGCTCGGGGGATGACCGTCGATCCCGACGAGATCATCCTCACCAGCGGTTCCCGGGATGGTCTGCGCCTGCTGCTGGGCATCGGCGTGAACGGGTCGATCGCTGTGGAAAATCCCGGATTCCCTGGCCTGCGGCAGGCGATGGCCGACCAGGAACTCGTGCCGCTCGACGTCGCCGAAGAAGCCCCGGCACCGGTCGGGGTGGGTGCCGCCGTCGTGACCCCGAACCACCAGTTCCCGCACGGCACCCCGATGCCTGTCGATCAGCGTGTACGCCTCCTGGACTGGGCAGCGGAGCACGACATCATCCTCATCGAGGACGATTACGACAGCGAAGCGCGCTTCACCCGCACAGTGCTGCCGACACTCTACGACCTCGCCTCGTCGGCAGGAAGCCCGGCGCAGGTCGTCCATATCGGCACGTTCTCGACCCTGCTCACCTCGTCGGTGTCGACGGGATACCTCGTCAGTCACGGCGAGATCGCCGACCGCCTCGTGGAGATGCGCACGGCGCTGGGCCCGGCGTATTCACCGATCCTGCAGACAGCCATCGGGTCGTACCTGGGATCAGGGGGACTGCGCCGACGGATCTCTCGCGGACGGCGCCGCCTCAGAGCCGCTGAGCAGGTCGTCGCCGAGGTCGGAGAGATCCCCGGTCTCGTCCACGAGGGGCGCACCCTCGTGATCGAGACGAGCCGTGACGAGGCCGCGTGGCTGTTGCGTCGATTGGCTGATCGCGGGATCCTCGTCGCTTCGTTGGCCCGTGGTTGGACCGGCGGGGATGAGGCCCGCCACGGACTCGTCATCGCCCACTCGAATGTCGAGGCCGAGGTGCTGCGGAACGCACTGACAGTCGTGCAGTCCCTGTTGAGTAGGATCGAGTCATGA